One stretch of Cheilinus undulatus linkage group 5, ASM1832078v1, whole genome shotgun sequence DNA includes these proteins:
- the LOC121509785 gene encoding coiled-coil domain-containing protein 173-like has product MTTEQDDPKNKTMRTLQEQIKQEREDFFNKVAQEEMEQKRSDSNRLLDRARSQIHLSRDRVRKFNSHLMASYVNEENKALIKLRREQQKNAQAKERQLGENLRLEAEEALREEQQKSHLQKQQILKHVEANKERVEDKKQKSLKEMQAEKEEGARLKRLDDLHAQAQKQQALKAAELQSTNHKERLHDITEKNLHREKEAEKLKLQDLKTMRDQVEIQWYQRQKKIDHEKLLKQRQETIDAARASLASIKEKKAASLAMREEADWAKKQAELRAVEAEKQKEMEQRKAQLIKSCFADRESKMARKEQEKKAEKESDLAWIQAEQRADKKFHEEEKQRAQLIREKNIRYRDENTKLIAERQALRERQRKEEQKADWKIARSLAEQDREYENYVQSELDKAAGTQRFALLNAKHAQSDLRPTCLPCISTPQPPVEDPRSPPRTECSPYCSADVRSPLLRYSTEETRVTKLNLERNKLQLTYKEYKDHLQQPLPPISTRQTPAGAVCPPSGRVGSSFCSNDKRERLPLLQSKPVPVVAKRNTPVRASDKEGQKKPCPPPSGPKKTPARRRSYL; this is encoded by the coding sequence ATGACGACTGAACAGGACGATCCCAAAAACAAGACCATGAGGACCTTGCAAGAGCAAATCAAACAAGAAAGAGAAGACTTCTTTAACAAGGTCGCTCAGGAGGAGATGGAGCAGAAGAGGTCTGATTCCAACCGGCTCCTTGACAGAGCCAGGAGTCAGATTCATCTGTCCAGGGATCGTGTCCGAAAGTTCAACTCTCACTTAATGGCCAGTTATGTGaatgaggagaacaaggcactGATTAAACTAAGGAGAGAGCAACAGAAGAATGCACAAGCCAAAGAAAGACAGCTTGGGGAGAATCTGAGGCTGGAGGCAGAAGAGGCTCTGAGAGAAGAGCAGCAAAAATCTCACCTTCAGAAACAGCAAATCCTCAAGCATGTTGAAGCTAACAAAGAGAGAGTGGAGGATAAAAAACAGAAGAGCCTGAAAGAGATGCAGGCTGAAAAAGAGGAGGGAGCAAGACTCAAACGTCTTGATGATCTTCATGCGcaagcacaaaaacaacaggcTCTGAAAGCAGCAGAGTTACAGAGCACTAATCATAAAGAAAGGCTGCATGATATCACTGAAAAAAACCTGCACAGGGAAAAGGAGGCTGAAAAATTGAAACTGCAGGATTTAAAGACCATGCGTGATCAGGTCGAAATTCAGTGGTACCAGCGGCAGAAGAAAATTGACCATGAAAAATTACTTAAACAGAGACAGGAAACAATAGATGCTGCTAGAGCAAGTCTGGCATCCATCAAAGAGAAGAAGGCCGCCTCTTTGGCCATGAGAGAGGAGGCCGATTGGGCTAAGAAACAGGCTGAACTGAGGGCAGTCGAGgcagagaaacaaaaagaaatggaGCAGAGGAAGGCTCAACTGATTAAGTCTTGTTTTGCTGACAGGGAGTCAAAGATGGCCAGAAAAGAGCAGGAGAAAAAGGCAGAGAAGGAGAGCGATCTGGCCTGGATTCAGGCCGAGCAAAGGGCGGATAAGAAGTTTCATGAGGAAGAGAAACAAAGGGCTCAGTTAATTAGGGAAAAGAACATTAGGTATAGAGACGAGAATACTAAATTAATAGCTGAGAGACAGGCCCTtcgagaaagacagagaaaggagGAACAGAAAGCTGACTGGAAGATTGCAAGAAGTTTGGCTGAGCAGGACAGAGAATATGAGAATTATGTCCAGTCTGAACTTGATAAAGCTGCAGGCACTCAGAGGTTTGCCCTGCTAAATGCCAAACATGCTCAGTCTGACCTGCGCCCAACCTGCCTCCCATGTATTTCCACACCACAGCCACCTGTAGAAGATCCTCGTTCTCCTCCGCGAACAGAGTGTTCCCCATACTGCTCGGCAGATGTTAGGAGCCCTCTGCTGAGATATTCTACAGAGGAAACCCGTGTCACTAAACTAAATTTGGAAAGGAACAAGCTGCAATTAACTTATAAGGAATACAAGGACCACCTGCAGCAACCTCTTCCACCCATTAGTACGAGACAAACACCTGCGGGTGCAGTTTGTCCCCCTTCTGGGAGGGTGGGGTCTTCGTTTTGCAGCAACGACAAAAGGGAGCGTTTGCCTTTGTTACAGAGCAAGCCTGTTCCAGTTGTTGCAAAAAGAAACACACCTGTAAGAGCCTCGGACAAGGAAGGCCAGAAGAAGCCCTGCCCTCCACCCTCAGGCCCTAAGAAAACACCTGCACGTAGACGCTCCTACCTGTAG